Within the Nicotiana tabacum cultivar K326 chromosome 11, ASM71507v2, whole genome shotgun sequence genome, the region ATGTAAGTTTGAGCTGCCCTTGCACACCTGCTTGAGCTACTCTTTTACCATTTGACAGTCTTGTGTCTCGGCATTTGCTGTTCGTGGATGTCATGGTGCAATAAGCTACGCGAGGATCTTCCTAGTCTCTTCTCTTTCAGGCTTCTGTTTTATGCACTTTTACTGTACAAGAGAGAGATAGGTAGATTTTTTGTGTTAGGAAAGATAAGATTCTCAATGAAATAGGATTCACGGTAACACTAAATATCAAGACACAATTCCTCTCTTTTCTCATTTACATTCCCAAGATAGTTTGGTGGTTTTTGGATATGGATCCCAGGTAATTGATTATTGCGAATTGGAATTGGTTGTTGCCATTCTGAATATTGTAAGGACAAACCTCCAAGTGTTAGGAGATGTGATTCATACCAATaacatttgtttctttccttccATGCAGATAGTTGCTTGTATGCCTGCTGAGCAGAGAAAGGTGCTCCTTTTCTTCTGGACTTCAATCAAGCATCTGCCTCTAGAGGGTTTTGGTGGTTTGGCTTCTAGACTTTACATCTACAAAACCTCGGAGTCCTATGATCACTTGCCTTTTGCGAAAACATGCTTCTACCGCATATGCTTTCCTCCTTATAAATCCATGGCCATCATGCAAGATCGACTCCGCATAATCACCCAAGAGCATGTTGGTTGCAGCTTTGGTACCCGGTGACATATGCAAATTTTGGGATTGAACTTGCACATAAGATATGTAATCAGCTTGTACATGAAGTAGGATATGCCTACCTGGTAACTATTTGAAACTTTGACTTTTTTATGGTCCTCTTTTTGTTACCCCTCTCTGCATGGCTGAAGGTCGTACTTTCAACTCAATGTATCACAGACTGACGAGTCTAAGACAAGTTAGAATAGCTAATAGAACTTGGCTTACTTCTACTGAATGAAGAAAAAAGTTCCAGTCCTCCTCCTATCTTCTCTATGCATAAATCGTCttccttccttttttcttttttccctatTAATTGTGTTTACATGGCTGAagattttgtaattttcaaattttccccCCCTTATCAACCGTTTATAGAGGTATAGCATGGTAAGTTTTTCAGTCCTCACTCCTTTTTATTTGTTTCAAGGTGTTCGTATCTGTAAAACATTTTGACTATATGCATGTATTTATACAGCCTGTTGTGCTTCAtacttttttttaacttttatgaTGTAGATATTGAACATTTCCCTTTTTGATTCAGGCATGTAATGTAACTCTCTTAAATTCCAGAACAAAAACTACTGAGAGTTGCAAACTTGTATTTCACTTATGCTGCGTCTGAATATCATTGTATGTGATACCTCACAGCTTAAGAACTGTATTCCTTCTTAACTTTACTCGATTAATCAACGTCTTAGTCGGAAAATTTGTGCGCTAGGAATTAGGAAACCTTTCATTCTCATTGATTTGTGCCCTATGTTACTCGGACTCTCAAAAAATATTATCTGGTGCGTGTCATCCTTCAAAAATAAGTGTATTTTTGTAGGACCCGACATGAATGCGGCATCAATTAGAGAGTCCACGCAACATAGTTTGCGCCTTGTCATTCTGTAATTGTTGTCAACTTTTGTGCTGTGCATATATTCATTATCATTTGTGTTAGAAGGGATAAGTTTGTGGAATGAGACATCAACCTATGTTTAGCCAATCAGGCTCAAAATGTCAAGAATTGATGTAAGGTAGGACCTTATTGTATGGTTTCTTTTGGTAGCTATCTTTATGGATCTTTTAGGAAGTTTTGATTAGGATATAGAGGGATTGTCGACTCTTCTTTTCCTCTGCAACTTGTCAAATTATTGCTTATGGAATGGCTTTACAATCACCATATTCAACCCTTCTATATTATGTGGTTGGCATGCAGCAGCCTTCTTGATTGTGTATTAACAGTAAAATGATTCAATTTTTGATAATCAGAAAGCTAACATCGAGAGAAAAGTTAAGGCAGTAACCCAttaataaaaacaacaaaaaaagatcCTTTATTATAATAAAAAACTAGAGATCAAATCTCATATCATCTTAATCAAACCATAGCAAACTGACCCTGGACAAGATAACAAACATAGCCAAAAAAACTATGGATCATCCCACCCGACCACCTAGACCTAGGCATATGCTAAAAACAACATATGCCCTCACTTTAACCATAATAATATAGTAGTAATAATAGTAGTAAATAAAATACTAAGAAACAGAATAAACACAACCAACTTTAATAAGACCCCCATCTTTCACCAACCATTGAACTATTTCCCATATTCACTAAAATTCTTCAGAATTTACTCTTCAGCTTTCTCCACTGGAACTGCTTTCTCTTCAACAGATTCTGCTGCTGCTACTGGTTCCTCAGCTGCTGCATCTGTGGTTTTCTCAGCCACTGCTTCTTCAGTTACTGGAGCTGATTCATCTGCTACAGGGACAGCTTTCTCTGTTTCTGGTTCCTCGACAGGGGCTGCTTCGAGTTCAGCCTCCGCGACAGGGGCTGCAACCTCTTCAACAGGAGCCGCAACTGGTTCCTCAGCTGCTGGCTCCTCTGTTTCTATGGCTGCAGGTTCTGCTGCAGCCACAGGTTCTTCAGCAGCAGGGGCTGCTTCCTCAGCGGGAGCAGGCTCTTCTACTGGTGCTGCTGCTGATTCGACGACGGATTCGCTTTCTACAACTGGGGTTGGTTCCTCTACTTTGGTTTCCTCTGGGGTTGTTTTTACCTCAACCTCAGCTGGAGCAGTCTCTACTGCTGCTACTGGTGCAGATTCAACCTTCAGACAAAATTTGAAACAATTAGTTGGGAATATGTTACCGTCATGTTAGTATGTTTATTTTAGTTCCTACATTTACTAGGAATCTTTATATTCGATCGCCGATTTATATGACAAGTAGAAAATATAGAGAACTTAAATGAAGTGACATAGTTAGTGAAGATTTAGCTGATCCTAACTTGCTTGGGGTTGACGTGTAGTAGTAATTATGTTGTTTTGAATTCTTGATATCAAACTATGGTCATAAAAAAGCTCTGATCACTGACCTTCTCAAGATATTTCATTATAAAACCTTTATCCAAGAATGATCTAATAATATTTTCAAGATATAAAATGTATTGATCAACCATTAGATTTTATTCACTTCATCAGATTGTGTAAAATGTAAATCTTGAAAAGGGCACTGATCAGTTGAAGAACAGGTTAGCTAACTGATCTTGATCAGTTTTAAGTTTTCATttagaaagaaaggaagaaaaaaattGCAAAATAACATTACTATAAAAGTACCTCAACGCTGGCCATTGGAAATTGAAGGAATAAAGTTGAAACTAAGAAGATgggaagagaagaaaaataatgaaatggAGGGGGTCTTAGGAAGAAAAGGTGGCCAAAGTGTTTCTAATTGTGATTGGTGATGAAAAAGGATCAAATGAGAGAGCAATATATAGAGAAGTAAAATCGACTGTATTAATTAAAATAATGGAAAGAAAAGAATCTTGA harbors:
- the LOC107824169 gene encoding uncharacterized protein LOC107824169 gives rise to the protein MASVEVESAPVAAVETAPAEVEVKTTPEETKVEEPTPVVESESVVESAAAPVEEPAPAEEAAPAAEEPVAAAEPAAIETEEPAAEEPVAAPVEEVAAPVAEAELEAAPVEEPETEKAVPVADESAPVTEEAVAEKTTDAAAEEPVAAAESVEEKAVPVEKAEE